A portion of the Falco naumanni isolate bFalNau1 chromosome 9, bFalNau1.pat, whole genome shotgun sequence genome contains these proteins:
- the ZBTB6 gene encoding zinc finger and BTB domain-containing protein 6 translates to MAADSEVLHFQFEQQGDAVLQKMNLLRQQNLFCDVSIYINDTEFQGHKVIFAACSTFMRDQFLLNQSRQVRITILQSAEVGRKLLLSCYTGALEVKKKELLKYLTAASYLQMVHIVEKCTEALSKYLEIDASMENGNQAAERCHSSDAELGNGDEVLDKDCEIIEISEDSPVNVEYPVKQEKGDVSQPAVQSLVSERKDTKTPEISTVEIGYKDDEICIFRMDSMSVANVENDHFPQPCTSSKTNLYFPETQHSLINSTVESRNTEMSGNHFQAFVSDNPEGTSSLMNGFQSLDDSGSSWRHQCPKCPRGFLHLENYLRHLKMHKLFLCLQCGKTFTQKKNLNRHIRGHMGIRPFQCMVCLKTFTAKSTLQDHLNIHSGDRPYKCHCCDMDFKHKSALKKHLTSVHGRSSSDKPNLNTITKVKIDYD, encoded by the coding sequence ATGGCTGCGGACTCGGAGGTGCTGCACTTCCAGTTCGAGCAGCAAGGGGATGCCGTGCTGCAGAAGATGAACCTCCTGCGGCAGCAGAACCTCTTCTGCGACGTCTCCATTTACATCAACGACACGGAGTTCCAGGGGCACAAGGTGATCTTCGCCGCCTGCTCCACCTTCATGAGGGATCAGTTTCTGCTCAATCAGTCGAGGCAGGTGCGGATCACCATCCTGCAGAGCGCCGAGGTGggcaggaagctgctgctgtcttgTTACACAGGCGCGCTGGAAGTCAAAAAGAAGGAGCTGCTGAAATACCTCACCGCCGCGAGTTACCTCCAGATGGTTCACATTGTGGAGAAGTGCACGGAAGCTTTGTCAAAATACTTAGAAATCGACGCTTCAATGGAGAACGGTAACCAGGCTGCAGAGAGGTGTCATTCCTCAGATGCGGAACTGGGAAATGGGGATGAGGTTTTAGATAAAGATTGTGAAATAATTGAGATCTCTGAAGACAGCCCAGTGAATGTAGAATACCCTGTGAAGCAGGAGAAGGGGGATGTCTCGCAGCCTGCAGTGCAGAGCTTGGTCTCAGAAAGAAAGGACACGAAAACCCCAGAAATATCAACAGTTGAAATCGGATATAAGGATGATGAAATCTGTATCTTTAGAATGGATTCCATGAGTGTCGCGAATGTAGAAAATGATCATTTTCCTCAGCCTTGCACCTCCtctaaaacaaatttatattttccGGAAACCCAGCATTCCTTGATAAATTCTACAGTTGAAAGCAGGAATACAGAAATGTCAGGAAATCACTTTCAGGCTTTTGTCAGTGACAATCCAGAAGGAACTTCTAGTCTGATGAATGGCTTCCAGAGCTTGGATGATTCTGGCAGCTCGTGGCGGCACCAGTGCCCAAAGTGTCCAAGGGGATTTCTGCATCTTGAGAACTACCTTAGACATCTAAAAATGCACAAACTCTTCTTATGTTTGCAGTGTGGCAAAACATTTACGCAAAAGAAGAATCTCAACAGACACATCCGGGGGCACATGGGTATCCGCCCTTTCCAGTGCATGGTGTGCCTGAAGACCTTCACTGCCAAGAGTACGCTTCAGGATCACCTGAATATACACAGTGGTGACAGGCCCTACAAGTGTCATTGTTGTGACATGGACTTTAAACACAAGTCTGctcttaaaaagcatttaacttCTGTTCATGGAAGGAGTAGCAGTGACAAACCAAACCTGAACACtattacaaaagttaaaatAGACTATGATTAA